In Halorubrum sp. PV6, a single window of DNA contains:
- the rnhB gene encoding ribonuclease HII: MYLGVDEAGKGPVLGPMVAAAVLAAPAALPPDIDDSKRLAPARREAIDATLRDAARVAVGVAFVEPAEIDRPDTDMNTLTVRGQARAIRNALATDLAAELDEPIRVVADAGDTSEPRFARRLSEFVRESGDGTVDTDLPAVDVSASHGADEADPVVGAASVVAKVARDARMASIDDDYPAYDGLGSGYPSDPATRSFLRAYVADHGAVPDCARRSWATCGDVLAAAEQSGLDEF; the protein is encoded by the coding sequence GTGTACCTCGGCGTCGACGAGGCCGGCAAAGGCCCCGTACTCGGACCGATGGTCGCCGCGGCGGTCCTCGCTGCCCCCGCAGCGCTGCCGCCGGACATCGACGACTCGAAGCGGCTCGCGCCCGCGCGCCGCGAAGCCATCGACGCGACGCTCCGCGACGCGGCCCGCGTCGCCGTCGGCGTCGCGTTCGTCGAGCCCGCCGAGATCGATCGCCCGGACACGGACATGAACACCCTCACGGTCCGCGGGCAGGCCCGAGCGATTCGGAACGCGCTCGCAACGGACCTCGCCGCCGAACTCGACGAGCCGATCCGCGTCGTGGCCGACGCCGGCGACACCAGCGAGCCCCGGTTCGCGCGCCGCCTGAGCGAGTTCGTCCGAGAGTCCGGAGACGGGACCGTCGACACCGACCTCCCCGCCGTCGACGTGTCGGCGTCTCACGGCGCGGACGAGGCGGACCCGGTGGTCGGTGCCGCGAGCGTCGTCGCGAAGGTGGCCCGAGACGCCCGGATGGCGTCGATAGACGACGACTACCCCGCCTACGACGGGCTCGGCAGCGGCTACCCGAGCGACCCCGCGACCCGGTCGTTCCTCCGCGCGTACGTCGCGGACCACGGGGCCGTCCCGGACTGTGCGCGGCGGTCGTGGGCGACCTGCGGCGACGTGCTGGCGGCCGCAGAGCAGTCGGGCTTAGACGAGTTTTAG
- a CDS encoding TrkA family potassium uptake protein, whose protein sequence is MNSWKRRVGGYSAFVLFVLIFTAVAYRYGMRVYEGDPRTMIEALRFSIEMFTTTGFGGDAPWESQELNAFIAVMDLVGMVLLIGALPVVVTPLLEEAFSATVPTSLDEDLADHVVVCSDTSRSPALIEEFDSHDIPYVVVEADDDRAMRLHEAGRRVVRANPESTDGLARANLADARALVTDVSDQVDASIVLAAKELSPDVRVISIVEDPKRERYHRLAGADDVLSPRTLVGESLAAKVTTALQSDLAETVAIGDSIQLAEVTVPHGSSLAGSTLSESNIREQAGVNVIGAWFNGDFDAAPPPDATLSAGTVLLVSGRPDQLEALVDLTNSASRRFGAGETVIVGYGQVGETVADQLGAADLPVTVVDREDLPGVDVVGDATEPETLREADVESAQTVVLALPDDTTTEFTMLVVRDLAPNTQVLARVEEAESVPKVHRAGADYVLSLATVTGRLSASTVIEGRDVISLTQQIEVVRTTAARLAGRAIADADIREQTGCTVIAVDRGDETVTEIGPDTRIQSGDELVVVGTDEGIRAFEARFT, encoded by the coding sequence ATGAACTCCTGGAAGCGGCGAGTCGGGGGGTACTCGGCGTTCGTCCTCTTCGTGCTGATCTTCACCGCGGTGGCCTATCGGTACGGGATGCGGGTGTACGAGGGCGACCCCCGCACGATGATCGAGGCGCTGCGCTTCTCTATCGAGATGTTCACCACGACCGGGTTCGGCGGCGACGCGCCGTGGGAAAGCCAGGAGCTGAACGCCTTCATCGCCGTGATGGACCTCGTCGGCATGGTGCTCCTGATCGGCGCCCTGCCGGTCGTGGTGACGCCGCTCCTGGAGGAGGCGTTCTCGGCGACCGTCCCGACGTCGCTGGACGAGGACCTAGCCGACCACGTCGTCGTCTGTTCGGACACCTCGCGGTCGCCGGCGCTCATCGAGGAGTTCGACAGCCACGACATCCCCTACGTGGTCGTCGAGGCCGACGACGACAGGGCGATGCGGCTCCACGAGGCCGGCAGACGCGTGGTCCGCGCGAACCCGGAGTCGACCGACGGGCTGGCTCGCGCGAACCTCGCCGACGCGCGGGCGCTGGTGACCGACGTCTCCGACCAGGTCGACGCGAGTATCGTCCTCGCCGCCAAGGAGCTGTCTCCCGACGTGCGCGTCATCAGCATCGTCGAGGACCCGAAACGCGAGCGGTACCACCGGTTGGCCGGCGCGGACGACGTGTTGTCCCCCCGCACGCTCGTCGGCGAGAGCCTCGCTGCGAAGGTGACGACCGCGCTCCAGTCCGACTTGGCCGAGACGGTCGCCATCGGCGACTCGATCCAACTCGCGGAGGTGACGGTCCCGCACGGGAGCTCGCTCGCCGGGTCCACGCTCTCCGAGAGCAACATCCGCGAACAGGCCGGCGTCAACGTGATCGGCGCGTGGTTCAACGGCGACTTCGACGCGGCGCCCCCGCCGGACGCCACGCTGTCCGCGGGCACGGTCCTGCTCGTCTCCGGGCGCCCCGACCAGCTGGAGGCGCTCGTCGACCTGACGAACTCCGCAAGCCGGCGGTTCGGCGCCGGCGAGACGGTCATCGTCGGGTACGGACAGGTCGGCGAGACGGTCGCCGACCAGCTCGGCGCGGCCGACCTCCCGGTGACGGTCGTCGACCGCGAGGACCTTCCGGGCGTCGACGTGGTCGGCGACGCGACCGAGCCGGAGACGCTGCGGGAGGCCGACGTCGAGTCGGCACAGACGGTCGTCCTCGCGCTCCCGGACGACACCACCACGGAGTTCACGATGCTCGTCGTTCGCGACCTAGCGCCGAACACCCAGGTACTCGCCCGCGTCGAGGAGGCCGAGAGCGTCCCGAAGGTCCACCGGGCCGGCGCCGACTACGTGCTGTCGCTCGCGACCGTCACCGGGCGGCTCTCCGCCTCGACGGTCATCGAGGGCCGCGACGTGATCTCGCTCACCCAGCAGATCGAAGTCGTCAGGACCACCGCGGCCCGGCTCGCCGGTCGAGCGATAGCCGACGCGGACATCCGCGAACAGACCGGCTGCACCGTCATCGCCGTCGACCGCGGCGACGAGACGGTGACGGAAATCGGCCCCGACACCCGGATCCAGTCCGGCGACGAACTCGTCGTCGTCGGCACCGACGAGGGGATCCGGGCGTTCGAAGCCCGGTTCACCTGA
- a CDS encoding 30S ribosomal protein S8e, which translates to MKDQGRSTRKRTGGRLKHASNKKRHQLGREPAETTVGETRVQYIDSRGTERKVRALSTNVAQVATDGEVSEADIENVVDNPSNVNYARRNIVTKGAIIETSAGRARVTSRPGQTGQVNAVLLD; encoded by the coding sequence ATGAAAGACCAGGGACGCTCCACGCGCAAGCGGACGGGCGGTCGACTCAAGCACGCCTCGAACAAGAAGCGCCACCAGCTCGGCCGCGAGCCGGCCGAGACCACCGTCGGCGAGACGCGAGTCCAGTACATCGACTCGCGCGGCACGGAGCGGAAGGTCCGTGCGCTCTCGACGAACGTCGCGCAGGTCGCGACCGACGGCGAGGTCAGCGAGGCCGACATCGAGAACGTCGTCGACAACCCCTCGAACGTCAACTACGCCCGCCGGAACATCGTCACCAAGGGCGCCATCATCGAGACGTCCGCGGGCCGCGCCCGCGTCACCTCCCGTCCCGGCCAGACCGGGCAGGTGAACGCGGTTCTCCTCGACTGA
- a CDS encoding NUDIX domain-containing protein has product MSSEDAAAPGEAATDTDHENALQDVIAVDPDDVEEGLVNRLDAHTGDGIRHRAFTCLVYDTEGRILLGQRAPTKRLWDGHWDGTVASHPVEGQTQEDATEQRLEEELGITPDQYDDLRVTDKFEYKRYYPNEGVEWEVCSVLKVTLDDTSLDPDDDEIGGILWADYEHLHENPSLYRQLRLCPWFEIAMRRDFA; this is encoded by the coding sequence ATGAGTTCCGAGGACGCGGCCGCGCCCGGTGAGGCTGCCACTGACACGGACCACGAGAACGCGCTTCAGGACGTAATCGCCGTCGACCCCGACGACGTCGAAGAGGGGCTGGTGAACCGGCTCGACGCCCACACCGGCGACGGGATCCGCCACCGGGCGTTCACCTGCCTAGTGTACGACACCGAGGGACGAATCCTGCTGGGCCAGCGCGCGCCGACGAAGCGGCTCTGGGACGGCCACTGGGACGGGACGGTCGCCTCCCACCCGGTCGAGGGGCAGACCCAAGAGGACGCGACCGAGCAGCGCCTCGAAGAGGAGCTCGGTATCACCCCCGATCAGTACGACGACCTCCGCGTGACGGATAAGTTCGAGTACAAGCGCTACTACCCCAACGAGGGCGTCGAATGGGAGGTCTGCTCGGTGCTGAAAGTGACGCTCGACGACACCTCGCTCGACCCCGACGACGACGAGATCGGCGGCATCCTCTGGGCCGACTACGAACACCTCCACGAAAACCCGTCGCTGTACCGGCAGCTCCGCCTCTGTCCGTGGTTCGAGATCGCGATGCGCCGCGACTTCGCCTGA
- a CDS encoding preprotein translocase subunit SecD, with amino-acid sequence MLEPIKNNWRILLLVVVVLGATVALFAPQFGPQTAPGEDVSEAQQGVTNLQYGLDLAGGTRVRAPLVGYTAMEVDFGGDQPDEVARTIAAELENASAADITAVPSERAVDVTATEVTEAQFRAAMDASGYAYEDIRSGVTQETRDVAQQVIKDKIDETGLSGGTVQQVQSLTGEYFMLVEVPGENRSSVTSLLEERGTVQIDIAYPTANGTGIQEGVLRGEDFQELGSASQRERVQGAYVPVTVRNTAPEGQQSPAHEFQQAVADRGFAQAYNSQRDQCDYRENPDDVSNPCLLLTVDGEVVNSFGMDPDLADSMASGSWATDGGFRLTTTEFAEAERIAINLRAGALPADLDISGQGTSRSISASQGANYKTYSLVTGILAVFAVAGMVFLRYREPAVALPMIVTAIAEVYALLGFAALLSYPVELAVIAGFIAVVGTGVDDLVIIADEVMSEGEVNSRTVFNSRFRRAFWVIGAAAATTIIAMSPLMVLSLGDLSGFAIFTVLGVLIGVLVTRPAYGDILRRLLTIR; translated from the coding sequence ATGTTGGAACCGATCAAGAACAACTGGCGGATCCTGCTTCTCGTCGTCGTCGTCCTCGGCGCGACGGTGGCGCTTTTCGCCCCGCAGTTCGGTCCACAGACCGCGCCCGGTGAGGACGTGTCCGAGGCCCAACAGGGGGTGACGAACCTCCAGTACGGGCTCGACCTCGCCGGCGGGACGCGAGTCCGCGCCCCGCTGGTCGGCTACACGGCGATGGAGGTCGACTTCGGGGGTGACCAGCCGGACGAGGTCGCGCGCACGATAGCGGCCGAACTCGAGAACGCCTCGGCGGCCGACATCACGGCGGTCCCGAGCGAGCGCGCGGTCGACGTGACGGCGACCGAGGTCACCGAGGCGCAGTTCCGAGCGGCGATGGACGCCTCGGGCTACGCCTACGAGGACATCCGGTCCGGCGTGACACAGGAGACGCGCGACGTCGCACAGCAGGTCATCAAAGACAAGATCGACGAGACGGGGCTCTCCGGCGGCACGGTTCAGCAGGTCCAGTCGCTCACCGGCGAGTACTTCATGCTCGTCGAGGTGCCCGGTGAGAACCGGAGCAGCGTCACGAGCCTCCTCGAAGAGCGCGGGACCGTCCAGATCGACATCGCGTACCCGACGGCGAACGGGACCGGCATCCAGGAAGGCGTGCTGCGAGGCGAGGACTTCCAGGAGCTCGGCTCCGCCTCCCAGCGGGAGCGCGTCCAGGGCGCGTACGTCCCGGTGACGGTCCGGAACACCGCGCCGGAGGGCCAGCAGTCGCCGGCCCACGAGTTCCAGCAGGCCGTCGCGGACCGCGGGTTCGCCCAGGCGTACAACAGCCAACGTGACCAGTGCGACTACCGGGAGAACCCGGACGACGTGAGCAACCCGTGCCTCCTGCTCACCGTCGACGGCGAGGTCGTCAACTCCTTCGGGATGGACCCGGACCTCGCGGACAGCATGGCGAGCGGCTCGTGGGCCACCGACGGCGGATTCCGGCTCACGACCACCGAGTTCGCCGAGGCGGAGCGGATCGCGATCAACCTCCGCGCCGGCGCGCTGCCGGCCGACCTCGACATCAGCGGACAGGGGACCTCGCGGTCCATCTCGGCCTCGCAGGGAGCGAACTACAAGACCTACTCGCTGGTGACCGGGATCCTCGCCGTGTTCGCGGTCGCCGGCATGGTGTTCCTGCGGTACCGCGAGCCCGCGGTCGCGCTCCCGATGATCGTCACGGCGATAGCCGAGGTGTACGCGCTGCTCGGCTTCGCCGCGCTGCTGAGTTACCCGGTCGAACTGGCCGTCATCGCCGGGTTCATCGCGGTGGTCGGGACGGGGGTCGACGACCTCGTAATCATCGCCGACGAGGTGATGAGCGAGGGCGAGGTGAACTCTCGGACGGTGTTCAACTCCCGGTTCCGCCGGGCCTTCTGGGTCATCGGCGCGGCCGCGGCGACCACGATCATCGCGATGTCGCCGCTGATGGTGTTGTCGCTCGGCGACCTGTCCGGCTTCGCGATATTCACCGTCCTCGGCGTCCTGATCGGCGTGCTGGTCACGCGCCCCGCGTACGGCGACATCCTGCGTCGCCTGCTGACGATCCGGTAA
- a CDS encoding class I SAM-dependent methyltransferase has translation MHGLGDVGFFDRIAPLYDRAMPPADGDALAAGLRHATRPIDRLLDIGGGTGRAAAALAGPEITVVDASLGMASRARTHRRQEAVAGDAGRLPVRDGSVDAAVIVDAFHHLPDQAAALDEAARVIAPGGALVIREFDPTHPLGRALVAAEHAIGMGSRFRSPADLAAALADCGFDPRIVDRGFGYTVVGVRE, from the coding sequence ATGCACGGCCTCGGCGACGTCGGCTTCTTCGATCGGATCGCCCCGCTGTACGACCGCGCCATGCCGCCCGCGGACGGCGACGCGCTGGCCGCGGGGCTGCGACACGCGACGCGGCCGATCGATCGGCTCCTCGACATCGGGGGCGGCACCGGGCGCGCGGCGGCCGCGCTCGCCGGCCCTGAGATAACCGTCGTCGACGCCTCGCTCGGGATGGCGTCGCGCGCACGGACCCATCGACGGCAGGAGGCGGTCGCCGGAGACGCCGGCCGGCTCCCCGTCCGGGACGGCTCGGTCGACGCCGCGGTGATCGTCGACGCGTTTCACCACCTGCCCGATCAGGCGGCCGCACTCGACGAAGCCGCGCGCGTCATCGCGCCCGGCGGCGCGCTCGTGATCCGGGAGTTCGACCCCACACACCCGCTCGGGCGCGCGCTCGTCGCGGCGGAACACGCCATCGGGATGGGGTCGCGCTTTCGGTCGCCCGCGGACTTGGCCGCGGCGCTCGCCGACTGCGGGTTCGACCCGCGGATCGTCGACCGCGGCTTCGGCTACACGGTCGTCGGCGTGCGGGAGTGA
- a CDS encoding TMEM165/GDT1 family protein, with protein MTAYAEILIVAFVAQLAVLPGEKVQFMIAALATRYDPRVVVAAAGSAFAGWTAVEIAFGRALQSALPGVVLDGVTATLFFLFAYLLYRSMPERPSERDGDGEGAVGDADPEANDAVFGALESVRLPGPLERYAGSFGGFIPIFILTATGEFGDKTQLVTIGLAVQYGATSAIWLGEMLAIIPISLANAYVFHTFAHRFNMRRAHFASAVLFAFFGADTLLAILTGFSVWETFIGAVSAAAAGVV; from the coding sequence ATGACCGCGTACGCCGAGATTCTGATCGTCGCGTTCGTCGCGCAGCTGGCCGTCCTCCCCGGCGAGAAGGTGCAGTTTATGATCGCCGCGCTCGCGACGCGATACGACCCGAGGGTCGTCGTCGCCGCGGCGGGGTCGGCGTTCGCCGGGTGGACCGCGGTCGAGATCGCGTTCGGCCGGGCGTTGCAGTCGGCCCTCCCCGGCGTCGTTCTCGACGGCGTGACCGCGACGCTGTTCTTCCTCTTCGCGTACCTGCTGTATCGGTCGATGCCGGAGCGACCGTCGGAGCGAGACGGCGACGGCGAGGGAGCCGTGGGAGACGCCGACCCGGAGGCCAACGACGCGGTGTTCGGCGCGCTGGAGTCGGTGCGGCTCCCCGGCCCGCTCGAACGCTACGCCGGGTCGTTCGGCGGGTTCATCCCGATATTCATCCTCACCGCCACGGGCGAGTTCGGCGATAAGACGCAGCTGGTGACGATCGGCCTGGCGGTCCAGTACGGCGCGACCTCCGCCATCTGGCTCGGCGAGATGCTGGCCATCATCCCGATCAGCCTCGCGAACGCGTACGTGTTCCACACGTTCGCCCACCGCTTCAACATGCGTCGGGCGCACTTCGCCTCCGCGGTGTTGTTCGCCTTCTTCGGGGCCGACACGCTGCTCGCCATCCTCACCGGGTTCTCCGTCTGGGAGACGTTCATCGGGGCCGTGAGCGCGGCGGCCGCCGGAGTGGTGTAG
- a CDS encoding TspO/MBR family protein: protein MSSPDSPGTVVGARLPDGRTALFVVAAAVAVNLIGAVGVPFTATQSPWFAGLDLPAYYPPGWAFGVVWPILYALIGAAAALVFLGGREARAGETGRLTRDARVALGLFAVQLVVNVAWSPVFWGLERPDLGLVVLGLLLPLVGATTVAFARIDRRAALLLGPYLAWVCFATALNYGIWALN from the coding sequence ATGTCCTCACCCGATTCGCCCGGCACCGTCGTCGGCGCGCGGCTGCCGGACGGTCGCACCGCGCTGTTCGTCGTCGCCGCCGCGGTCGCGGTCAACCTGATCGGCGCCGTCGGCGTCCCCTTCACCGCGACCCAGAGCCCGTGGTTCGCGGGGCTCGACCTGCCCGCGTACTACCCGCCGGGCTGGGCGTTCGGGGTGGTGTGGCCGATACTGTACGCGCTCATCGGCGCCGCGGCCGCGCTCGTCTTCCTCGGCGGGCGCGAGGCGCGGGCGGGGGAGACGGGTCGGCTCACGCGCGACGCGCGGGTCGCGCTCGGGCTGTTCGCCGTCCAACTCGTCGTCAACGTCGCGTGGTCGCCCGTCTTCTGGGGGCTCGAACGCCCGGACCTGGGGCTCGTCGTCCTCGGGCTCCTGTTGCCGCTCGTCGGCGCGACGACGGTCGCGTTCGCCCGGATCGACCGGCGAGCCGCCCTCCTGCTCGGGCCGTACCTCGCGTGGGTCTGCTTCGCGACCGCGCTCAACTACGGCATCTGGGCGCTGAACTGA
- a CDS encoding GNAT family N-acetyltransferase produces the protein MEYAFLGEPGSGATLRLDYRAFAYAGKFVVGAPGKAALRTADGSPAVPSWEPDEPLPPTVDASAFDDDVIAAVSFSPDRTDSDCCRLRYVTVHVARRGEGLGPRLIDRTVSRLAADGYERVRIAVNNPFAYAALHKSGFAYTGKQTGIAEFVLERPAAEPASEGERGGERYRAGLRAFRDGDRDLDAVERAFVASRLEADGE, from the coding sequence ATGGAGTACGCGTTCCTCGGCGAGCCGGGGTCGGGAGCGACGCTGCGGCTCGACTACCGGGCGTTCGCCTACGCCGGGAAGTTCGTCGTCGGCGCGCCGGGGAAGGCCGCGTTGCGGACCGCGGACGGGTCGCCGGCGGTCCCGTCGTGGGAGCCGGACGAGCCGCTGCCGCCGACCGTCGACGCGAGCGCGTTCGACGACGACGTGATCGCCGCCGTCTCGTTTTCGCCCGACCGGACCGACTCCGACTGCTGTCGGCTCCGGTACGTCACCGTCCACGTCGCGCGCCGCGGCGAGGGGCTCGGCCCGCGGTTGATCGATCGGACGGTCTCGCGGCTCGCGGCCGACGGGTACGAGCGGGTTCGGATTGCGGTCAACAACCCGTTCGCCTACGCGGCGCTTCATAAATCGGGGTTCGCGTACACGGGCAAGCAGACCGGCATCGCGGAGTTCGTGTTGGAGCGCCCGGCCGCCGAGCCGGCCTCGGAGGGCGAGCGGGGCGGAGAGCGGTACCGAGCGGGACTGCGCGCGTTCCGCGACGGCGACCGCGACCTCGACGCCGTGGAACGGGCGTTCGTCGCGTCGCGGCTCGAAGCGGACGGGGAGTAG
- a CDS encoding DUF2064 domain-containing protein, whose amino-acid sequence MTVVAVLANPPREGLVATGLAESTPLSTAEAADLYEALFRDAVLAVHRSGGELLVNYPVDDDLPAEHRTDTAPEAELRTLVADTLGGTEDARFERQVGSSFGARAGNTVTHLLREENADSVAVVTPQAPMLSRTVIDSAAMKLRTNEVVLGPSTRGRTYYAGFTAPIDFDGAFEDPSLPTLAARGADADLDVEFLASSPSMVDGDDLLDAVPLLRARFAAERVVPDYTAAFVHEHGLDVVVEDGSPRLVRD is encoded by the coding sequence ATGACCGTCGTCGCCGTGCTTGCGAACCCGCCCCGCGAGGGGCTCGTCGCGACCGGACTCGCGGAATCGACGCCGCTGTCGACCGCCGAAGCCGCCGACCTGTACGAGGCGCTGTTCCGCGACGCCGTCCTCGCGGTCCACCGCTCCGGCGGCGAACTGCTCGTCAACTACCCGGTCGACGACGACCTCCCCGCCGAACACCGCACCGACACCGCCCCCGAGGCCGAACTGCGGACGCTCGTCGCCGACACCCTCGGCGGCACCGAAGACGCCCGCTTCGAGCGACAGGTCGGCTCCTCGTTCGGCGCGCGCGCCGGCAACACCGTCACCCACCTGCTCCGCGAGGAGAACGCCGACTCGGTCGCGGTCGTCACCCCCCAAGCGCCCATGCTCTCGCGGACCGTGATCGACTCCGCCGCGATGAAGCTCCGGACGAACGAGGTCGTGTTGGGCCCCTCCACCCGCGGGCGCACCTACTACGCCGGCTTCACCGCGCCGATCGACTTCGACGGCGCCTTCGAGGACCCGAGCCTCCCGACGCTCGCGGCGCGCGGTGCCGACGCCGACCTCGACGTGGAGTTCCTCGCGTCCTCGCCCTCGATGGTCGACGGCGACGACTTACTCGACGCGGTCCCCCTGCTCCGCGCTCGGTTCGCCGCCGAGCGGGTCGTGCCCGACTACACCGCGGCGTTCGTCCACGAACACGGGCTCGACGTCGTCGTCGAGGACGGGAGCCCGCGGCTCGTGCGCGACTGA
- the secF gene encoding protein translocase subunit SecF — protein MVAIDVPEVNYTEYSNRQLVAVPLAVLVLALAIIGGWYLVTGAPANLGLEFTGGVELRVADDSGNVEQQIETAFDRQPDSVRAIPADDVYVVTFRAADEDPGNLAEDLSTQADEAGLSTTAIDQVSPSFASDTAQTAIFGVGLAFLGMSVLVFALFRTFVPSLAVVASAFSDLVIPIAVMNLLGIQMTLGTIAALLMIIGYSVDSDILLNNSVLRRTGEFYESVSRAMRTGVTMTLTSMAAMIVMAIVASLFGIDLLRNIGIILSVGLCADLMNTYLLNVSLLRWYKFEGVKR, from the coding sequence ATGGTAGCGATCGATGTACCGGAGGTCAACTACACCGAGTACTCGAACCGGCAACTCGTGGCCGTCCCGCTCGCGGTGTTGGTCCTCGCGCTCGCGATCATCGGCGGATGGTATCTCGTCACGGGTGCGCCGGCGAACCTCGGGTTGGAGTTCACGGGCGGCGTCGAACTCCGGGTCGCCGACGACAGCGGCAACGTAGAACAGCAGATCGAGACCGCGTTCGATAGACAGCCAGACTCCGTCCGGGCGATCCCCGCGGACGACGTGTACGTGGTGACGTTCCGGGCGGCCGACGAGGACCCCGGCAACCTCGCCGAGGACCTGTCGACGCAGGCGGACGAGGCGGGGCTGTCCACGACCGCGATCGACCAAGTGTCCCCCAGCTTCGCGTCTGACACGGCCCAGACCGCGATATTCGGCGTCGGACTCGCCTTCCTCGGGATGAGCGTCCTCGTGTTCGCGCTGTTCCGGACGTTCGTCCCGTCGCTCGCGGTCGTCGCGTCGGCGTTCTCCGATCTGGTCATCCCCATCGCGGTGATGAACCTCCTCGGAATCCAGATGACGCTCGGCACCATCGCGGCCCTCCTGATGATCATCGGATACAGCGTCGACTCCGACATCCTGTTGAACAACTCCGTGCTGCGGCGGACCGGCGAGTTCTACGAGTCGGTGAGCCGCGCGATGCGCACCGGGGTGACGATGACGCTCACGTCGATGGCGGCGATGATCGTGATGGCTATCGTCGCCTCGCTCTTCGGCATCGATCTCCTGCGGAACATCGGTATCATCCTCTCGGTAGGGCTCTGTGCCGACCTGATGAACACGTACCTGCTGAACGTCTCGCTGCTTCGCTGGTATAAGTTCGAGGGGGTGAAACGCTAA
- a CDS encoding ATP-binding protein: protein MSDPALDVVEFVLTTHLYTENRDLDENDLPPRFRQVFWSHDAADDAPVGVERPLKPTSETARTATGVEHPWDAVSDLLFTQRTEFSGEISLTQPAMALEWYRDHADDERIAANPTIVAALAEADDLEAPVTVDEARDSVRPIQADRVWIDALLEEYFDEDEDAEMLDLVNVRAPEEIETTLADLVLTGDQEGEIQKIVKAIEHREYLAEIGLREIGKLLFVGPPGTGKTTISRGLAHELGLPFVEVKLSMITSQYLGETAKNVEKTFEVAKRLSPCILFIDEFDSVAKTRRSDEHAALKRAVNTLLKSIDEVSLVRDEVLLIGATNHPDQLDAAAWRRFDEIVNFPKPDRDMRADILRVVTREMQIADFDPEEVADRTTGLTGSDLRMVLREAVLGALTEDRMTITQADVMEAVEDFEERDNLKNMDMIDGEGAEVLGETDPDGQDHTHEESEDEAAHDHGAHSHSHD from the coding sequence ATGAGTGACCCGGCGCTCGACGTCGTCGAGTTCGTGTTGACGACGCACCTCTACACCGAGAACCGCGACCTCGACGAGAACGACCTGCCGCCGCGCTTCAGGCAGGTGTTCTGGTCGCACGACGCCGCCGACGATGCCCCGGTGGGCGTCGAGCGGCCGCTCAAGCCGACCAGCGAGACCGCCCGGACCGCGACGGGCGTCGAACACCCGTGGGACGCCGTCTCCGACCTCCTCTTTACCCAACGGACGGAGTTCTCCGGCGAGATTTCGCTGACGCAGCCGGCGATGGCCTTGGAGTGGTACCGCGACCACGCCGACGACGAGCGGATCGCCGCCAACCCCACCATCGTCGCCGCGCTGGCCGAGGCGGACGACCTCGAAGCGCCCGTCACCGTCGACGAGGCGCGCGACAGCGTCCGCCCGATTCAGGCGGACCGAGTCTGGATAGACGCCCTGTTAGAGGAGTACTTCGACGAGGACGAGGACGCGGAGATGCTCGATCTGGTCAACGTCCGCGCGCCCGAAGAGATCGAGACGACGCTCGCGGACCTCGTGCTCACCGGCGACCAGGAGGGGGAGATACAGAAGATCGTCAAAGCGATCGAACACCGCGAGTACCTCGCGGAGATCGGGCTCCGCGAGATCGGGAAGCTCCTCTTCGTCGGCCCGCCGGGGACCGGGAAGACGACCATCTCGCGCGGGCTCGCCCACGAGCTCGGGCTCCCGTTCGTCGAAGTGAAACTCTCGATGATCACGAGCCAGTACCTGGGTGAGACCGCAAAGAACGTCGAGAAGACGTTCGAGGTCGCAAAGCGGCTCTCCCCGTGTATCCTCTTCATCGACGAGTTCGACTCGGTGGCGAAGACCCGGCGGTCCGACGAGCACGCCGCCCTGAAGCGCGCGGTCAACACCTTACTCAAGTCCATCGACGAGGTGTCGCTCGTGCGCGACGAGGTCCTCCTCATCGGCGCGACGAACCACCCGGACCAGCTCGACGCGGCCGCGTGGCGCCGGTTCGACGAGATCGTCAACTTCCCCAAGCCGGACCGCGACATGCGCGCCGACATCCTCCGGGTCGTCACCCGCGAGATGCAGATCGCCGACTTCGACCCCGAGGAGGTCGCCGACCGGACGACTGGCCTCACAGGGTCGGACCTCCGGATGGTCCTCCGGGAGGCGGTCCTCGGCGCGCTCACGGAAGACCGGATGACGATCACGCAGGCGGACGTGATGGAGGCCGTCGAGGACTTCGAGGAGCGAGACAACCTCAAGAACATGGACATGATCGACGGCGAGGGCGCGGAGGTGCTCGGCGAGACCGACCCCGACGGGCAAGACCACACGCACGAGGAGTCGGAAGACGAGGCCGCCCACGACCACGGCGCGCACAGCCACTCACACGACTGA